CCACAATCCAGATTGCAATACCAACAAAAACCACTGCGATAATCAAGTATTTAGCCATAGGAGGGTACTGTAGCGAAGCAACACGTCACACGCGACCCCAAAGGCCACATACCCACACTTGCTGGTAACTGCCTGGGGTGGTTCAATAGGGGTTCAGCCCCGAAAAAGAATCGGCCGAAGGAGCCCTTTAATGCCACAGATATCCACCTCCACCCAAATTCTGCTTGCCACGTTGACACTATCAATAGGTGCCAGTCTCCAAGCGGTCGAGATTACGGTTTGCCCAGCAGGGTGCGATCAAGCAACCATCCAAGCCGGCATTGACGCTGCGGGCCCAGGGGATTCGGTCATCGTGACGCCTGATGAGTATCGGGAGAACATCAATCTGAATGGCAAAGAGATCACGCTCACCTCAAGTGAAGACGAATTGTTCGTCATCCTCAAGCCTGCCCCAGGCACACCCGATGAGCCTGTTGTTTCTATTACAAGTGGCAATGTGAACTCAACAATCATCGGCTTCGACATCCGCAACGGTGTGACCACAGGCAATGGCGCCGGCATCAGGATCGAAAACAGCACCGCAGAAACCAGAACCCTTATTTTTCAACGCTGCGTCGTTTCACGTAACCAAACCGACGAAAACGGCGCCGGTGTTTCAGTGAGTGGAGCGAATAGCCTTGTCACATTTACGAATTGCACGTTCTCCAACAATAGCGCAGGCGGTAATGGCGGGGGAATGACTATCGAGATTGACGCGGTGGTTACGCTCGAAGGCTGTCGCTTCCAACGCAATGCCGCAGGTGGCCTTACTTCAGCGTCCGGTGGCGGACTCAATATATCTGATGCTGATGCAACCATCACTGGTTGCAGTTTCAACATAAACGTGGCGCCAGAAAATGGCGGCGGCCTCAACATGGACTGTGGCGAGGGCTTTAAAGTCGATTTATACAATTGTGCATTCTCCAGTAACAGCGCCAAGCTGGGAGGCGGCTTCTATGGAACAGGCGACGCCAAATTCACCGTAAAATACTCTCTCTTCAAAAAGAACACTGCCACAACAAATGGTGGCGGACTTGCTTTTGATCGCCTACGCAACAGCGTTGGAAAATTCAATACGATCAAGCGAAACGTTGCTTTTGATAATGGCGGCGGCCTTTATGTTGCGTACAAAAACTTGACGTTTAATTATCTCACGATCACAAAGAACACCTCGGTCAATGGTGGCGGAGTTGATGCAAACAACGCCAGGGTGAAACTCTATGATTCACGTGTTTGCAAAAATGAAGGCGGCAACACGAATGGCAACGTCGTAGCCAAATCTGATACACAAATTTGCTCTGACTAATGCGTGACATAGGCGCAACCCATAGCGTCCTCGCGGCGCAATAAAGCGAGCCGCCGAATTGTATAAAGTAGATCTGCATACACATATCCTGCCTCCGAAGTGGCCTGATTTTGCAAAGAAGTGGGCTGATGACCGCTGGGTCACGATGACACAGACATCTCCATGCTGTGCTGATTTAATGTGTCAAGGAAGTAAGTTCAGGCAAATCGAGTCTAATTGTTGGGATCCCCAACGTCGCATTGAGGAATGCGATGAGACGGGGGTCAATGTCCAGGTGCTTTCTACCGTTCCCGTCATGTTTAATTACTGGGCAGACGGCGACAAGGCACTCGAGCTCGCAAAGATTCTCAACGATCATGTCGCACAAGTCGTACGCGAATTTCCAACCCGTTTTTTAGGACTGGGAACGGTGCCTCTGCAATCCCCTGATCTAGCCATTGCTGAACTTGAACGGTGTATTGGTGAACTGGGCCTGGCTGGCGTGCAGATTGGCACCCATGTCAATGGCTGCAATTTAGATGACGATTCAATTTTTCCGTTCCTTCAAGCAGCCGAAGCAAACAATGCCGCAGTCTTTGTGCATCCATGGGACATGCTTGGCGCGAATCGGATGCAGCAATACTGGCTCCAATGGCTGGTTGGCATGCCCGCTGAAACAGCGTTGGCGATGTGCTCCCTGATCTTTGGCGGCGTACTTGACCGGCTTCCGCGACTTCGGATTGCTTTTGCTCATGGTGGGGGTGGCTTTCCAAATATCATTGGCCGTGTTGAGCATGGATTCAATGTGCGGCCGGATTTATGTGCGGTCAACAATTGCAATGACCCGCGAAGCTACCTTGAGCGACTCTACGTAGACTCTCTCGTCCATGATCCATTGGCTTTGAATTTACTCATTGACTTGTTTGGCTTTGATCGCATCGCAGTTGGCTCCGACTATCCATTTCCTCTCGGTGAATCAAGGCCTGGCATGCTGGTCGAATCACTGCCCGAGCTCACCAAGACGCAGCGTGGCCGAATGTTGGCTGGAACAGCTCTTGAGTTCCTAGGCATCAACCCAACCCACACCGTAGCGAGAGATTTTCAGACAGCATGCAGCGACTAGCACCCATCAAACATCCAATGCCTGCTGATGATTTTTCAGGAACAAGAGCATTTGCTGTTGCTGCTGATGAGTGCGATCCACTCCATCTCCTTCGAGATGAGTTTGAGCACCCATTTGACGAGAACGGAAATTCAATTCGCTACTTTGCAGGCAACAGCCTGGGGCTGATGCCAAAGAAGGCAAAACAGCTCGTTGCGCAAGAGCTTGATGATTGGGCGAAGCATGGTGTCGACGGCCACCAGCATGGTGATTCAGCCTGGTACCGTTACCACGAATTATTCCGTGAGACTGGCGCCGCAATGGTCGGCGCTCAGGCCGGCGAAACCGTCATGATGAACTCGCTGACGGTCAATCTTCATCTGATGTTAGTCAGCTTCTATCAGCCTGATTTGCCGAGCGGCCGCACAAAGATTTTGCTCGAGGAGCCGATCTTTCCATCAGATCGGTACGCGATAGCCTCACATATCCGATCGCGTGGCCTTGATCCAAACGAACACGTCATATGGATTCGCCCGCGACCCAACGAGCACTTAATTCACACTGAAGATGTGGAGCAACTGCTGCGAGATCATGGCAGTGAGATTGCGCTTGTCATGCTGGCTGGTGTGAACTATTTCACCGGTCAATTCATGGAAATCGATCGCATTACGCAGGCTGGCCATGCTGCAGGTTGCATTGTGGGATGGGACCTCGCACATGCCGTTGGCAACATGCCGCTTGAACTGCATGAATGGGGACCAGATTTTGCTGTTTGGTGCTCTTACAAATATCTCAATTCAGGACCCGGCGCCATTGCCGGTTGTTTTATTCATCAGCGACATGAACATTCACTCGAACTCAATCGCTACAGCGGATGGTGGGGGAATGATCCTGAAACACGATTTGAATTCAATGATGCCTTTTATCCCCAGCGGGGCGCCGATGGATGGCAACTCAGCAATCCACCGATTCTCGCCATGGCGCCACTGCGAGCCTCGCTTGATCTTTTTCAGCAGGCTTCCATAAAAAAGCTTCGGGCCAAGAGTATTGCACTGACTGGGTATTTGCGATGGTTACTGGAACAGGCCGAAGGAAAGCCATTCGAAATTATCACTCCCTCTGACCCTCATTTATGTGGGTGCCAACTCTCACTGCTCGTCCACGATCAACCGCGAGAACGTTTTGAGGCCGTACGCGCCGCACACATGGTGTGTGACTTTAGAACCCCAAATGTCATACGGGTTGCGCCAACACCGCTCTACAATACCTTTGAAGATGTCTGGGTCTTAGCAGATGTACTCTCAGCACAACAGGCAAAAAATCAATGACCCAACACGCCGTCATCGTGGGGGCTGGCCTGGCTGGGAGTCTACTTGCCTGCCATCTCGCCCGCGCAGGGTGGAAGGTCGATGTCTATGAGGGTCGCCCCGATCCAAGAAACGCCGGTTTCATTGGCGGCAGATCAATTAACCTCGCTCTTTCGACCCGTGGTATTGACGCGCTGAATCAAGTGGGGCTTGCAGAGCGCGTTCTCAAAGACGCTGTTGCAATGCCTGGCCGTATGCTCCATGACAAAGAGGGCCGCCAGACCTTTCAGCCCTATTCAGGCAAACAGAACAATTTCATCAATTCGGTCTCGCGGGGCGGACTCAACATCACCCTTCTCAAGGCGGCCGATGATTATGATTCGGTCACACTACATTTCGAACGGAGCTGCACTGGAATCGACCTCAAGCAGGGCATTGCGACCGTGTGTGATCTCAAAAACCAGACCTCAACAACGCCGGAGTGCGATCTATTGATCGGCGCCGACGGCGCTTTCTCGAAAGTGCGAGAGAGCATGGCCACACAGGCAGGGTTCAGCCACTCGATTTCCTATATTGATCATGGCTATAAGGAACTGACGATTCCAGCGGCCGCCGATGGAAGTCATGTGCTTGATCCGGAGGCACTTCATATCTGGCCACATGGCGAGTCAATGATGATTGCATTGGCCAATCAGGATGGCTCCTTTACATGCACACTCTTTTGGCCTTGGAATGGCCCAATCAGCTTCAATGCCATCAAGCGATCTGAAGACGTACAACCACTCTTTGAGGCGCACTTTAAAGACGTGGTCCCACTGATGCCAGATCTTGTCGAACTCTACATGAAGAACCCAACAAGTTCACTACAAACCATTCGTTGTGGGCCTTGGCATTTTGGTGACAAAGTTGTTCTGATTGGAGATTCTGCTCATGCCATTGTTCCTTTTTTTGGCCAAGGCATGAATGCCGCCTTTGAGGACTGCACTGTTCTCACGCGTCATCTTTCGGCTTCTGATTCAGTTGCCCAGGCAATCGCAGGCTTCTACGCTGAGCAGAAGCCAAACGCTGAGGCAATTGCAGATCTTGCACTTAGTAACTTCATAGAGATGCGAGATACGGTTCGATCGCCAATATTCAATGTAAAAAAGAAGATTGAGCGATTCCTCACTCAGATCTCAAGAGGTCGGTACAAGTCGCTCTATGAGATGGTGTCTTTCACGACCATCCCTTATGCCAAAGTCTGCCAGCGAGCTCGCCGTCGCCAGCGTATTCTATTAGCTGCTCTGTTCACTCTCACCGCCGTTCTTATTATCTGTGGCCTACTTGCCATTGGCTCTACTTTTTAGGTGTTCTTCGCCAAATGACCGAGACGCAACCACCATTGACGTATGCTCGCTATCTTCATCTAGATTCACTCCTGCATCTTCAGCAAGCGCAATCAAATCCTGCTGAACACGATGAAATGCTTTTTATCATTATTCACCAGACGTATGAACTGTGGTTTAAGCAAGCACTTCATGAACTAGACAGGGCAAAAGAGCATCTAGCCAACAATGAACTTTACGGGGCACTAGGAACCTTCAAACGAGTTCGCATGATTCTCAAAACACTCGTTGGCCAGATCGACATCCTGGAAACCATGACCCCGGTTTCTTTCCAGAGCTTTCGGGATCGCCTTGATACCGCCTCTGGATTTCAATCAATGCAGTTCAGAGAGTTGGAATTTGTCCTTGGTGCTAAACGTCCAGAAGTTTCAAAATATATCAAGCCAAGCATGCTTGGATATGAAGCCGTCATAAGAAGACTCAATGAGCCTTCACTCACTGATCACTTTCATACCTTTCTCATTGCCAACGATGCAAAAATACCGCAGGAGGTATTGGATCGCGACATAACCCAACCCAATAGTGCCAATGAGCAAGTACAGCATGAATTGGTCCGTCTTTACCGAGAACGCCCCGACCTCGCCTTGCTGTTTGAACTGATGACCGACATTGACGAGGGCCTACAGGAATGGCGATACCGCCATGTCAAACTTGCCGAACGCACGATTGGGCAGAGGCCTGGGACTGGAGGGTCCCCAGGCATCGAATTCCTAAAGCGATCGTTGTTCACTCCTGTCTTCCCCGACCTTTGGCAAATTCGGAATCAGCTCTAACCATGGAAGTGCTCTACGATATTTCACCATCGATCGATTCTGACCTGGCTGTCTGGCCAGGAGACACACCAATTTCCCGACGAGTCCTCATGGATATCGAGAAGGGTGATTCAGTTCGCCTCTCGACCATGACTGCAACCGTTCACCTGGGATCCCATGCCGATGCACCTTCTC
The sequence above is a segment of the Phycisphaerales bacterium genome. Coding sequences within it:
- a CDS encoding amidohydrolase family protein; this translates as MYKVDLHTHILPPKWPDFAKKWADDRWVTMTQTSPCCADLMCQGSKFRQIESNCWDPQRRIEECDETGVNVQVLSTVPVMFNYWADGDKALELAKILNDHVAQVVREFPTRFLGLGTVPLQSPDLAIAELERCIGELGLAGVQIGTHVNGCNLDDDSIFPFLQAAEANNAAVFVHPWDMLGANRMQQYWLQWLVGMPAETALAMCSLIFGGVLDRLPRLRIAFAHGGGGFPNIIGRVEHGFNVRPDLCAVNNCNDPRSYLERLYVDSLVHDPLALNLLIDLFGFDRIAVGSDYPFPLGESRPGMLVESLPELTKTQRGRMLAGTALEFLGINPTHTVARDFQTACSD
- the kynU gene encoding kynureninase, which translates into the protein MQRLAPIKHPMPADDFSGTRAFAVAADECDPLHLLRDEFEHPFDENGNSIRYFAGNSLGLMPKKAKQLVAQELDDWAKHGVDGHQHGDSAWYRYHELFRETGAAMVGAQAGETVMMNSLTVNLHLMLVSFYQPDLPSGRTKILLEEPIFPSDRYAIASHIRSRGLDPNEHVIWIRPRPNEHLIHTEDVEQLLRDHGSEIALVMLAGVNYFTGQFMEIDRITQAGHAAGCIVGWDLAHAVGNMPLELHEWGPDFAVWCSYKYLNSGPGAIAGCFIHQRHEHSLELNRYSGWWGNDPETRFEFNDAFYPQRGADGWQLSNPPILAMAPLRASLDLFQQASIKKLRAKSIALTGYLRWLLEQAEGKPFEIITPSDPHLCGCQLSLLVHDQPRERFEAVRAAHMVCDFRTPNVIRVAPTPLYNTFEDVWVLADVLSAQQAKNQ
- a CDS encoding tryptophan 2,3-dioxygenase family protein, whose protein sequence is MTETQPPLTYARYLHLDSLLHLQQAQSNPAEHDEMLFIIIHQTYELWFKQALHELDRAKEHLANNELYGALGTFKRVRMILKTLVGQIDILETMTPVSFQSFRDRLDTASGFQSMQFRELEFVLGAKRPEVSKYIKPSMLGYEAVIRRLNEPSLTDHFHTFLIANDAKIPQEVLDRDITQPNSANEQVQHELVRLYRERPDLALLFELMTDIDEGLQEWRYRHVKLAERTIGQRPGTGGSPGIEFLKRSLFTPVFPDLWQIRNQL
- a CDS encoding NAD(P)/FAD-dependent oxidoreductase; the protein is MTQHAVIVGAGLAGSLLACHLARAGWKVDVYEGRPDPRNAGFIGGRSINLALSTRGIDALNQVGLAERVLKDAVAMPGRMLHDKEGRQTFQPYSGKQNNFINSVSRGGLNITLLKAADDYDSVTLHFERSCTGIDLKQGIATVCDLKNQTSTTPECDLLIGADGAFSKVRESMATQAGFSHSISYIDHGYKELTIPAAADGSHVLDPEALHIWPHGESMMIALANQDGSFTCTLFWPWNGPISFNAIKRSEDVQPLFEAHFKDVVPLMPDLVELYMKNPTSSLQTIRCGPWHFGDKVVLIGDSAHAIVPFFGQGMNAAFEDCTVLTRHLSASDSVAQAIAGFYAEQKPNAEAIADLALSNFIEMRDTVRSPIFNVKKKIERFLTQISRGRYKSLYEMVSFTTIPYAKVCQRARRRQRILLAALFTLTAVLIICGLLAIGSTF